A single Tuberibacillus sp. Marseille-P3662 DNA region contains:
- a CDS encoding VOC family protein gives MIQGLYEAHLPVSDLNQSIEFYQNIGLELAYRNKSGIAFFWIEKGKSWIGLWEGEEFQTPYHPSLRHIAFRVELNDIKKAKDWLSSRGIVMRENFGFAPKEPIVLDNPPQAHAAIYFHDPDRNSLEFICPVEIDTYNESEMMYLSEWEQATAQGEVK, from the coding sequence ATGATTCAGGGACTGTATGAAGCCCATTTACCGGTGAGTGATCTTAACCAATCTATTGAATTTTATCAAAATATCGGATTGGAATTGGCCTATAGGAATAAGTCGGGGATTGCATTCTTTTGGATTGAAAAAGGGAAAAGTTGGATTGGTTTATGGGAGGGTGAGGAGTTTCAAACACCTTATCATCCTTCATTGAGACATATTGCGTTTCGGGTCGAACTGAATGACATTAAGAAAGCAAAAGATTGGCTGTCAAGCCGCGGCATTGTGATGCGTGAAAACTTTGGATTTGCACCTAAGGAGCCTATTGTTCTAGATAATCCACCGCAAGCCCATGCAGCAATTTATTTTCATGATCCAGATAGAAATTCTTTAGAATTTATTTGTCCAGTTGAAATTGATACTTATAATGAATCAGAAATGATGTATTTAAGTGAGTGGGAACAGGCAACTGCCCAAGGTGAGGTAAAGTGA
- a CDS encoding VOC family protein, with protein MYEGIHHVSLLVTDIDQSKHFYSNVLGFEESPNRPDFDFPGAWYQIGTTQLHLIKYEQGKAFRGTDELDSRDGHFAIRVNDIDALIQKLDNFSIPYLDKPNNKTPWHQVYVADPDGNLIEFNQPR; from the coding sequence ATGTACGAAGGTATTCACCATGTTTCGTTGTTGGTGACTGACATTGACCAATCTAAGCACTTTTACAGTAATGTCCTTGGCTTTGAAGAAAGTCCAAATAGACCGGATTTTGATTTTCCGGGGGCATGGTATCAAATTGGCACCACACAACTTCATCTAATTAAATATGAGCAAGGGAAAGCTTTCCGGGGCACGGATGAATTGGACAGCCGGGACGGGCATTTTGCGATTCGAGTCAATGACATTGATGCCTTGATACAAAAGCTAGACAACTTCTCTATCCCCTACTTGGATAAGCCAAATAATAAGACACCGTGGCATCAAGTGTATGTCGCTGACCCTGACGGTAATTTGATTGAATTTAATCAACCGAGGTAA
- a CDS encoding YmaF family protein, with amino-acid sequence MPNHPQQQQQYAHVHGHKGATTCQDGHVHMHPGVTSTPIQTPQGHVHMLQNVTTFDDSHTHRYQTYTSSPIPLPNGYHTHYVEVTTTEDDGHTHTIKGFVDPSKS; translated from the coding sequence ATGCCAAACCACCCTCAACAACAACAGCAATACGCTCATGTCCATGGCCATAAGGGCGCGACCACTTGCCAAGATGGCCACGTCCATATGCATCCCGGTGTTACAAGCACACCCATCCAAACACCACAAGGTCATGTCCATATGCTTCAAAATGTAACGACATTTGATGACAGCCACACCCATCGTTATCAAACCTATACAAGTTCGCCTATCCCCTTACCAAATGGCTATCACACGCATTACGTTGAAGTCACAACCACTGAAGATGACGGCCATACACATACCATTAAAGGTTTTGTCGACCCGTCAAAATCGTAG